One window from the genome of Hippocampus zosterae strain Florida chromosome 7, ASM2543408v3, whole genome shotgun sequence encodes:
- the polr2k gene encoding DNA-directed RNA polymerases I, II, and III subunit RPABC4 — MEPQQDVQPPRQQPMFYICGECHTENEIKARDPIRCRDCGYRIMYKKRTNRLVVFDAR, encoded by the exons ATGGAGCCCCAGCAGGACGTGCAACCACCAAGGCAACAGCCTATGTTTTATATCTGTGGAG agtGCCACACTGAAAACGAAATCAAGGCCCGTGATCCAATCCGGTGCAGAGACTGTGGGTACAGGATCATGTACAAAAAGAGGACAAATCGAT TGGTTGTGTTTGATGCCCGGTGA
- the LOC127603771 gene encoding gasdermin-E-like, which produces MFSKATANFVRQVDPEGSLIHVSRMNDSSKLLPMALVVKRKRVWFWQRPKYRPTDFKLNDLLLGEKGLTPVVSKKEFVTYMGIFGNKLAGKLDTEAASVGVKVEAVGSSKLQSDFGMLKKEEVDVNKLLQDSNKRLVDMEHVLVQQLEKRSDILAVVKERILTTAACTVTQTKKEQCALHAMVGLLGKLGANVKVCIKESNDIEANMDVCLEIPSDVVIAYSVLELNIEKDGHFKICLQPGLIGGFEADKVRSWSSQDDIDVVDGRCFDGNILEESPQQNGAPVEDLSPLAALPPSTRWALYCKLQDILRDRVTLSHLQCALEELCVGRTPDTTRQETLPDSVENASPSLHAVHLLVTALEELPDKTLSLMCDSQPEFIKAFSILLNMMKESGRALSLECLPTPMREEQTFQQAKKLLGSIGVTISVDGDQLWWEKGVKSQIQFLVLCLSAYGMSLLCSGQKQELFSCVV; this is translated from the exons ATGTTTTCCAAGGCCACTGCCAACTTTGTCCGTCAGGTTGACCCGGAGGGAAGCCTCATCCACGTGTCCCGCATGAATGACTCTTCCAAGCTGCTTCCGATGGCTCTGGTGGTCAAACGCAAGCGTGTCTGGTTCTGGCAGAGGCCCAAATACCGGCCGACAGATTTCAAGCTCAACGATTTGTTGCTGGGCGAAAAGGGGCTTACGCCTG TTGTGTCCAAGAAAGAATTTGTGACCTACATGGGCATTTTTGGAAACAAACTCGCTGGCAAGTTGGACACGGAAGCTGCTTCTGTCGGCGTAAAAGTCGAGGCTGTGGGCTCATCTAAACTCCAATCGGATTTCGGCATGCTGAAGAAAGAGGAAGTGGATGTGAACAAGTTGTTACAGGACTCCAACAAGAG GCTGGTTGACATGGAGCACGTGTTGGTGCAGCAGCTCGAGAAGCGATCCGACATCCTGGCCGTTGTCAAAGAGAGGATCCTCACCACCGCCGCCTGCACTGTCACCCAGACCAAAAAGGAGCAGTGTGCCTTGCACGCCATGGTGGGACTGTTGGGCAAGCTGGGGGCCAACGTTAAG GTCTGCATCAAGGAGAGCAACGACATAGAGGCGAACATGGATGTCTGTTTGGAAATCCCGTCTGATGTCGTCATTGCGTATAGCGTCCTGGAACTTAACATTGAAAAAGACGGACACTTCA AGATATGCCTCCAGCCTGGACTAATCGGAGGCTTTGAGGCCGACAAGGTGAGGTCGTGGTCCTCTCAAGACGATATAGACGTCGTGGACGGGAGGTGCTTTGATGGGAATATTCTGGAAGAATCACCGCAACAAAATG GAGCTCCCGTGGAAGACCTCTCTCCACTAGCCGCGCTTCCCCCATCAACTCGATGGGCCTTGTATTGCAAACTGCAAGATATCCTGAGGGACAGAGTGACTCTGTCGCATCTGCAGTGTGCG CTTGAGGAATTGTGCGTTGGCAGAACACCGGACACGACTCGGCAGGAGACGCTCCCAGACTCTGTCGAGAACGCTTCTCCTTCCTTGCATGCTGTTCATCTCTTGGTCACTGCCTTAGAAG agCTCCCCGATAAAACTTTGAGCCTCATGTGTGACAGTCAGCCCGAGTTCATAAAGGCCTTCAGCATCCTG TTGAACATGATGAAGGAGAGCGGCCGTGCCCTCTCCCTCGAGTGTCTTCCTACTCCGATGCGGGAAGAGCAAACTTTCCAGCAAGCAAAGAAGCTTCTCGGCTCCATTGGCGTGACCATCAGCGTAGACGGCGACCAGCTGTGGTGGGAGAAGGGAGTAAAAAGTCAAATCCAATTCTTGGTCCTCTGCCTCAGCGCGTATGGAATGTCCCTGCTGTGCAGTGGACAAAAACAGGAATTATTTTCCTGTGTGGTCTAG